Genomic window (Rossellomorea aquimaris):
GAATTTTTTAAGGGGAAGAGAAGAGAATTCGATCTCCCTCTAAAGATAGAGGGAACCGCTTTTCAGAAGGAAGTATGGAACACCCTGCAACAGATTCCATTTGGTGAAACCAGGTCTTACCAGGATGTAGCCGAAGCAATCCAAAGACCTAAAGCTGTCAGGGCAGTAGGGCAAGCGAATAAAGCCAATCGATTCCCCATCATCATTCCGTGTCACCGTGTCATCGGAAAGAATAATACTCTTACAGGCTATGCCGGTAAGCAGGTGGATAAGAAAGAAACCTTACTGTCATTTGAAAAATAGATTCAGTAACAGGCACTTTCCATAGGGAGAATGCCTGTTTATTATTAGTGATTGATTTATTCCTCTATTTAGATTATTATCTAATTAGATGATGATCTAAATAGGGAGGGGGAGACCTGTTGCAATTAAATAAGCAGGTAGCTTTTCATAAAACGATGGGGGATCCGACCCGGATCAAGATTGTCTATTTACTGGCATCAGAGAGCTTGCACGTAGGAGCCATTGCGGGAAAACTGGGGCTCACCGCCCCGACAATATCCCATCATCTAACGAAACTCAAAGAGTGCAATCTTGTTTATTCACGAAGAGAGAAGAACACGGTTTACTACCATTTAAATAAAAAAGTTCTGAGTCATCATGGGAGTGTTCTTCATCAGTTTGCTCATGAAGAGAAAGGGGACAGTATCATGGTAGAAAAACTAATGAAAGAAAAACAGAAAGTGATGAATAATTTCCTGGAGAAAAATGGGCGAATCAAAAGTATTCCTTCACAACAAAAAAAGAAATTATTCATCCTGGAACATATGGTGGAAGGATTAAAAGTTGGAGAAAAGTATAAGGAAAAAGATTTAAATGAATATATTCAGCAATTTCATGAAGACTTTGCAACCTTAAGAAGAGAGTTTATCATTCATCAGTTTATGTACCGGGAAAATAGCATTTATGAAGTGAATCCGAGGGAAATGTGGGCGTCGACAAAGTTATATGAGTAATAATATGAAAGGCAAAAGAAGAGCAGGAGGAATCTCTTGCTCTTCTTTTCGCTATTATTCAATACCTATGGTTTGTTGAATACTCTCCTCAAAGCGAGGGTACAGGACACCTTTTTCCGTGATGATGCCGGTAATCAGATCATGGGAAGTAACATCGAATGCAGGATTATAAACAGAAACGTTTTCTGGAGCGATCAACGTTCCGGCAATCGTTGTGATCTCTTCCCTGTTCCGCTCTTCAATGGGAATATCGTTTCCGTTAAAGCTGGATAGATCGAAAGTGGAAGTGGGAGCAGCCACATAAAAGGGTATATTGAAATGTTTACACAAAATGGCAAGCATGGACGTTCCGATTTTATTTGCAGTATCCCCGTTGGCAGAAATCCGGTCAGCCCCGACAATGACAGCTTCTACGCCTTTTTCTTTCATGGTATGGGCAGCCATGCTATCTGTGATGAGGGTGACATCTACCCCTGATTGTTGTAACTCCCAAGCGGTCAGGCGGGCTCCTTGCAGAACGGGCCGTGTCTCACATGCATAAACCTG
Coding sequences:
- a CDS encoding methylated-DNA--[protein]-cysteine S-methyltransferase, yielding MSYDSIIMESPIGKLELQADQSHLISVQFLENDSRGDLYAENPILLRAKEQIIEFFKGKRREFDLPLKIEGTAFQKEVWNTLQQIPFGETRSYQDVAEAIQRPKAVRAVGQANKANRFPIIIPCHRVIGKNNTLTGYAGKQVDKKETLLSFEK
- a CDS encoding metalloregulator ArsR/SmtB family transcription factor, producing the protein MQLNKQVAFHKTMGDPTRIKIVYLLASESLHVGAIAGKLGLTAPTISHHLTKLKECNLVYSRREKNTVYYHLNKKVLSHHGSVLHQFAHEEKGDSIMVEKLMKEKQKVMNNFLEKNGRIKSIPSQQKKKLFILEHMVEGLKVGEKYKEKDLNEYIQQFHEDFATLRREFIIHQFMYRENSIYEVNPREMWASTKLYE